In one window of Leptospira sp. WS92.C1 DNA:
- a CDS encoding Pycsar system effector family protein, which produces MQTSYFSNTKARSSVDYLLRTVHQHHVQLSLMADQKANILIAASFVILSLALGFLQRGTYITGIVLLMGFIAVAASLAIFAVMPLSKPDKIKKKNPLFFGDFAGDDEETFFKNMESSLESDSSLYEAISRDIYQLGTTIYFTKYRYIRLSYRFFLTGFFSGGTLIVFEILGWIPSLVK; this is translated from the coding sequence ATGCAAACTTCATACTTTTCCAATACCAAGGCAAGATCCTCGGTCGATTATCTTTTAAGAACCGTTCACCAACATCACGTTCAACTGAGTCTGATGGCGGATCAAAAGGCGAACATTCTCATTGCAGCTTCGTTTGTGATTCTTTCTTTGGCCCTTGGTTTTCTTCAGAGAGGGACCTATATTACTGGGATCGTATTGTTGATGGGATTTATTGCGGTGGCTGCTTCTCTTGCAATTTTTGCCGTGATGCCATTATCCAAGCCTGATAAGATTAAAAAGAAGAACCCTTTGTTCTTCGGCGATTTTGCTGGAGACGACGAAGAAACTTTTTTTAAGAATATGGAATCTTCTTTAGAATCTGATTCTTCTTTGTATGAGGCGATTTCTAGAGACATCTATCAGTTAGGAACGACGATTTATTTTACAAAATACAGATATATCCGTTTGAGTTATCGTTTTTTTCTAACGGGTTTTTTTAGCGGGGGAACTTTGATCGTTTTTGAAATTCTCGGTTGGATTCCTTCTTTAGTCAAATAA
- a CDS encoding LytR/AlgR family response regulator transcription factor, with protein MGKYYKAVIIEDDLEVAAFIKKEVESHDKFQVVEILTNGAEGLTFLTANKVDLLLLDIELPGLNGFEILKELEDPPATISVTGYEGNAKTAYDFGNLDYVTKPIHPERLYKALDRAFDKIASVREPSILDYGTKFKGVDRNVFVTYSNIVYISSNGKHSVLHTVDDGIEVIGTLKEIEPRLSLGKFRRVHKQYIINMEYLAHIEYFSGGSHVAYMKDEEKSQVPVSRIYLSGI; from the coding sequence ATGGGTAAGTATTATAAAGCAGTCATTATCGAGGATGATTTAGAAGTCGCCGCCTTTATAAAAAAGGAAGTGGAATCACACGATAAGTTTCAAGTCGTAGAAATTTTAACGAACGGAGCAGAGGGACTCACTTTTCTTACCGCGAATAAAGTCGATCTTCTATTATTGGATATCGAATTGCCGGGTCTGAACGGATTTGAAATTCTAAAAGAGCTGGAAGATCCGCCGGCGACTATATCCGTTACGGGATATGAGGGAAATGCAAAAACGGCGTATGATTTTGGAAACTTAGATTATGTAACCAAGCCGATTCATCCAGAGAGATTGTACAAAGCTTTGGATCGTGCTTTTGATAAAATTGCATCCGTTCGAGAGCCGTCCATTCTTGATTATGGAACCAAGTTCAAGGGAGTGGATCGGAATGTTTTTGTAACGTATTCGAATATCGTTTATATCTCATCCAATGGAAAACATTCCGTTTTACATACAGTTGATGACGGAATCGAAGTCATCGGAACTCTGAAAGAAATTGAACCACGACTTTCTTTGGGTAAATTCAGAAGGGTGCATAAGCAGTATATAATTAATATGGAATATTTGGCCCATATCGAGTATTTTAGCGGCGGTTCTCATGTGGCTTATATGAAAGACGAGGAGAAAAGTCAGGTGCCTGTAAGTCGTATTTATCTCTCGGGTATTTGA
- a CDS encoding DUF1566 domain-containing protein — protein sequence MKQNLDKSEKKYGRTEPNLHSNTEIGNAAFDYATFKRHSTLFRNNFNKKNFRWIHSYFLKSKKVAWLSSIVLLFQFCLTENPNGDFLFFSLFQDEKSGLSVDPPPIVGPPAANHALSITPSTTTGVVGSTLQFRAYHTVNSGTPIEITEDVDWVSSDTSILSFANTPGSKGIADLLTPGSSTVTIQPNATLAAVLPASVLGINKIMTLSPAPDTAAPTLTAFTPANGSSGFSPLTFQLDFTFSEPMNTSVTPTITLEDRTGVSTFVPFTSLSYTHTWNSNTSLSVVLGPFPENFAFRWTLSNTGLTDVAGNALAASQQATSATTAESVNIPLTDTGQVGCWDASGTVLGTCAGGMDGEVTGVSPTASMVGPSVNMTYPSDPTTFHGLTNLRWTTCTHGQVWNGANNCQGTGSSPIYGGITASWDQAIQTCRSYNARNSGAGYGGRQGWRLPTIREMQSILDYAYTSNRIIHPTYFPNMIKSQNYWSSTTRSKPSNKDTALKINTYAGKIQNATKSTNTLYFYCVTNQ from the coding sequence ATGAAACAGAATCTTGATAAATCTGAAAAAAAATACGGACGCACAGAGCCGAATCTTCATTCAAATACTGAAATTGGAAACGCGGCGTTCGACTATGCCACGTTTAAGAGACATTCAACATTGTTTCGCAATAATTTCAACAAAAAAAACTTTCGCTGGATCCATTCCTATTTTCTAAAATCCAAAAAAGTAGCTTGGCTCTCTTCGATTGTTCTGCTTTTTCAATTTTGTCTAACGGAAAATCCCAACGGAGACTTTCTATTTTTTTCCCTCTTCCAAGATGAAAAATCGGGGTTGTCGGTGGACCCTCCTCCGATTGTTGGACCCCCAGCAGCAAACCATGCTTTGAGCATTACGCCATCGACGACAACGGGCGTCGTGGGCTCGACTCTTCAATTTAGAGCCTATCATACCGTCAATAGTGGAACTCCGATCGAGATTACCGAAGATGTGGATTGGGTTTCTTCGGATACGTCGATTCTTAGCTTTGCGAACACACCAGGAAGTAAAGGGATCGCTGACTTATTAACACCGGGGTCGAGCACGGTCACGATCCAACCGAATGCAACGCTAGCTGCAGTGCTGCCGGCCTCAGTATTGGGTATCAATAAGATCATGACGCTGAGTCCTGCTCCGGATACGGCCGCCCCGACTCTGACCGCCTTTACTCCTGCCAACGGTTCCAGCGGATTTAGCCCTTTGACATTTCAGCTCGATTTTACATTCAGCGAGCCGATGAATACAAGCGTTACTCCGACGATCACGTTAGAAGATAGGACTGGAGTTAGCACCTTTGTGCCGTTCACCAGCTTGAGTTATACCCATACATGGAACTCTAACACAAGCTTATCCGTTGTATTGGGTCCTTTCCCCGAAAACTTTGCATTTCGTTGGACCTTATCCAATACGGGTCTGACCGATGTCGCTGGGAACGCACTCGCAGCCAGCCAACAGGCAACAAGTGCTACCACCGCGGAATCCGTAAATATCCCGCTGACAGATACCGGCCAAGTCGGATGCTGGGACGCTTCCGGAACTGTGTTGGGTACCTGTGCAGGCGGGATGGACGGAGAAGTCACTGGAGTATCTCCGACAGCGAGTATGGTGGGACCAAGTGTAAATATGACATACCCTAGCGATCCGACTACCTTTCATGGCTTGACTAACCTCAGATGGACGACCTGTACACACGGACAGGTCTGGAACGGAGCGAACAACTGTCAAGGAACTGGCTCAAGTCCGATATACGGTGGAATCACAGCCTCCTGGGATCAGGCGATCCAAACTTGTAGAAGCTACAATGCTCGAAACTCGGGAGCAGGTTACGGCGGAAGACAGGGGTGGCGGTTGCCAACAATTCGAGAAATGCAATCTATCCTAGATTATGCCTATACATCGAATCGAATTATACATCCAACCTATTTCCCTAACATGATCAAAAGCCAAAACTATTGGTCATCGACAACGAGAAGCAAACCGAGCAATAAGGATACAGCTCTCAAAATCAATACATATGCCGGAAAAATCCAAAACGCAACAAAGTCAACGAACACTCTCTACTTTTACTGTGTTACAAACCAATGA
- a CDS encoding DUF1566 domain-containing protein has product MKKITFIFSPILLILLIVASERFSVGPFNPGTVTGTVLDSATNLVWERCSRGQTSAADCAEAATTTDWETALTYCDGLTVGTLSDWRLPTIKELGTIVNYNFETPAIETALFPNTPSGLYWSSTTNPSDTSPGGRDKAMHIDFNEGGLEDSAKTATTLYVRCVTGP; this is encoded by the coding sequence ATGAAAAAAATTACATTCATCTTTTCTCCGATTCTATTGATTCTCCTAATTGTTGCCTCTGAAAGATTTTCGGTCGGTCCTTTCAATCCGGGAACCGTTACCGGAACGGTCCTAGATTCCGCAACCAATCTTGTTTGGGAACGTTGTAGCAGGGGACAGACATCAGCGGCCGATTGTGCGGAAGCCGCTACCACTACAGATTGGGAGACTGCATTGACTTATTGTGATGGTCTAACTGTGGGTACACTGTCGGATTGGAGACTACCAACGATCAAGGAACTCGGGACGATCGTCAATTATAACTTCGAAACTCCTGCAATTGAAACCGCATTGTTTCCCAATACACCAAGCGGACTTTATTGGAGTTCGACAACAAATCCTTCTGATACTTCTCCAGGTGGAAGAGATAAGGCGATGCACATCGATTTTAATGAAGGTGGACTCGAAGACAGCGCAAAAACCGCAACCACTCTCTATGTTCGTTGTGTGACCGGCCCTTAA
- a CDS encoding STAS domain-containing protein yields the protein MAFENSDLEYSTSEMKVSVEEVAGFKSKTNAKCFVIKVSGEVNIFSAKNLKALIDDVANEGNNKICLNLSDLRYLDSSGIAVFIGSYAALKKKNSDLILFSLSPQIDKIFEMTRLKSLFKIVENQEAAIQKAAG from the coding sequence ATGGCTTTTGAAAATAGTGACTTGGAGTATTCAACAAGTGAGATGAAAGTCTCTGTTGAAGAAGTGGCAGGATTCAAATCTAAGACGAATGCAAAGTGTTTTGTGATCAAGGTTAGCGGAGAAGTAAATATATTTTCGGCAAAAAATTTGAAGGCATTGATTGATGATGTCGCCAACGAAGGAAATAACAAAATTTGCCTGAATCTTTCCGATTTACGTTATTTAGATTCTTCCGGAATTGCGGTTTTTATCGGTTCCTATGCGGCGCTTAAGAAAAAAAATTCCGATTTGATACTCTTTTCACTTTCACCTCAGATAGACAAGATCTTTGAAATGACGAGACTCAAGTCTCTTTTTAAAATCGTCGAAAATCAGGAAGCGGCAATTCAAAAAGCTGCGGGTTAA
- a CDS encoding sensor histidine kinase, which yields MMEKNRALLFLVSDYRGILISNGLFCTLLGSAFYGLLFHSSETDSRIRLSLILGFLFIQYLVLFFICRHLLIEKYGSEGNPETKNPAKFPVEKKVFLGAQIYNLRMTPHFLFNSLMTLRIYMESARSDAVEYLDSLANMLRYSFRFVDRDKVSLKEELDFMLSYFDLIKNKANHPFRIILKKDESVDIDKISIPPFLIQTLVENSIKYGVMTSDKPVLIEVEITNDDSDRVKIVVKDDGPGTTVSKNFSEGTFFYLKRRLNEICIDVDFRIQSDLGKGFRTEISFCNPALVSGRKTDSI from the coding sequence ATGATGGAAAAAAATAGAGCTTTATTGTTCTTGGTCTCTGATTACAGAGGCATCCTAATTTCAAACGGTTTATTTTGTACACTTTTGGGTTCGGCGTTTTACGGATTGCTATTCCACTCTTCCGAAACGGATTCAAGAATTCGATTGTCTCTGATCCTTGGATTTTTGTTCATTCAGTATTTAGTCTTATTCTTTATTTGCCGCCATCTCCTCATTGAAAAATACGGAAGCGAGGGGAACCCGGAAACTAAAAATCCTGCCAAATTTCCCGTTGAGAAAAAAGTATTTTTAGGAGCTCAGATTTATAATTTAAGAATGACCCCGCATTTTTTGTTCAATTCTTTGATGACACTCAGAATTTATATGGAAAGCGCTCGTTCGGATGCGGTCGAATATCTGGACAGTCTTGCCAATATGCTTCGATATTCCTTTCGTTTTGTCGATCGGGACAAGGTGTCTCTCAAAGAGGAATTGGACTTTATGCTCTCTTACTTCGATTTGATTAAAAACAAAGCGAATCATCCCTTTCGAATCATCTTGAAAAAAGATGAATCTGTGGACATCGATAAGATTTCCATCCCCCCATTTTTGATCCAAACGCTTGTGGAAAATTCTATAAAATACGGAGTGATGACCTCCGATAAGCCCGTATTGATTGAAGTTGAAATCACAAATGATGATTCGGATCGAGTAAAAATCGTCGTGAAAGACGACGGACCGGGAACTACCGTTTCTAAAAACTTCTCCGAGGGAACTTTCTTCTATTTAAAAAGAAGACTCAATGAAATTTGTATCGACGTTGATTTTCGGATTCAATCGGATCTAGGAAAAGGATTTCGAACGGAGATATCATTTTGTAATCCGGCCCTCGTTTCCGGAAGAAAAACGGATTCGATTTAA
- a CDS encoding sterol desaturase family protein gives MDLWYIRLIVVFYIVFALVEEVFRAREYPQTKFWKLRGSISTFCYLAVSVYAPLLWDTWLAEHTVLDLTSLSVWLTVPIAFLSYELCLYIWHRSLHTFSPLWRSFHQMHHSAESFDIYGAFYFSLVDMIGFTFLASFSLVFFIGIPANVAIAAGLMHTFLGIFQHANIKTPKWLGFLIHRPENHALHHARDVHSFNYGNTPIFDFLFRTFRNPDSFPDQIGFYEGASLKILEMHLGKDVSKP, from the coding sequence ATGGATCTTTGGTATATACGATTGATTGTTGTCTTTTATATTGTCTTTGCTTTGGTTGAAGAAGTTTTTAGAGCGAGAGAATATCCGCAGACAAAATTTTGGAAACTGCGAGGTTCCATTTCAACATTTTGTTATTTAGCCGTATCGGTTTATGCACCCTTACTTTGGGATACATGGTTAGCAGAACATACCGTATTGGATCTTACCAGTCTTTCTGTGTGGTTGACTGTTCCGATAGCTTTCCTTTCTTACGAACTCTGTCTTTATATCTGGCATAGAAGTTTACATACATTTTCGCCCTTATGGAGATCGTTTCATCAGATGCATCATTCCGCTGAAAGTTTCGACATCTATGGGGCATTCTATTTTAGTTTAGTGGATATGATCGGTTTTACTTTTTTAGCGAGTTTTTCTCTGGTATTTTTTATCGGAATCCCCGCGAATGTAGCGATTGCGGCTGGCTTGATGCATACTTTTTTAGGAATTTTCCAGCACGCAAATATCAAAACACCCAAATGGTTGGGATTTTTAATTCACCGACCCGAAAATCACGCCTTGCATCACGCAAGAGACGTGCATTCCTTCAATTATGGAAACACCCCCATTTTTGATTTCCTCTTCAGAACCTTCCGAAATCCAGATTCGTTTCCGGATCAAATCGGTTTTTATGAGGGGGCTTCGCTCAAGATTTTAGAAATGCATCTTGGAAAGGATGTATCCAAGCCTTAG